In Streptomyces sp. NBC_00704, a genomic segment contains:
- the nagB gene encoding glucosamine-6-phosphate deaminase: MEVVIVPDARAGGELIAEAMAQLLRRKPDALLGVATGSTPLPVYQALAAKVRAGAVDTGRARIAQLDEYVGLPADHPESYRSVLRREVLEPLGIGMEAFLGPDGTAQDVQAACEAYDRALAAAGGVDVQLLGIGTDGHIGFNEPCSSLASRTRIKTLTEQTRVDNARFFDGDIEQVPHHVITQGIGTILEARHLVLLATGEGKADAVAATVEGPVAAVCPASALQLHPHATVVVDEAAASELKLGDYFRHTFAAKPPWQGI, translated from the coding sequence GTGGAAGTTGTCATCGTTCCGGACGCCCGGGCGGGCGGCGAACTCATCGCCGAGGCCATGGCGCAGCTCCTGCGGCGCAAGCCGGACGCCCTGCTCGGCGTGGCCACCGGCTCCACCCCGCTGCCCGTCTACCAGGCGCTGGCGGCCAAGGTGCGCGCCGGCGCCGTGGACACCGGCCGGGCCCGGATCGCCCAGCTCGACGAGTACGTGGGCCTGCCCGCCGACCACCCCGAGTCGTACCGCTCGGTGCTGCGGCGCGAGGTGCTGGAGCCGCTGGGCATCGGCATGGAGGCCTTCCTCGGTCCGGACGGCACGGCGCAGGACGTGCAGGCCGCCTGCGAGGCGTACGACCGCGCGCTCGCCGCGGCCGGCGGGGTCGACGTCCAGCTGCTCGGGATCGGCACCGACGGGCACATCGGGTTCAACGAGCCCTGCTCGTCCCTCGCCTCGCGCACCCGCATCAAGACGCTGACCGAGCAGACCCGGGTGGACAACGCGCGCTTCTTCGACGGCGACATCGAGCAGGTCCCGCACCACGTCATCACCCAGGGCATCGGGACGATCCTGGAGGCGCGGCACCTGGTGCTGCTGGCCACCGGGGAGGGCAAGGCGGACGCCGTCGCGGCCACCGTGGAGGGACCGGTCGCCGCGGTGTGCCCGGCCTCCGCGCTCCAGCTTCACCCGCACGCGACGGTCGTCGTCGACGAGGCCGCCGCGTCCGAGCTGAAGCTCGGGGACTACTTCCGGCACACGTTCGCCGCCAAGCCGCCGTGGCAGGGCATCTGA
- a CDS encoding WhiB family transcriptional regulator, with the protein MDWRHNAVCREEDPELFFPIGNTGPALLQIEEAKAVCRRCPVMEQCLQWALESGQDSGVWGGLSEDERRAMKRRAARNRARQASA; encoded by the coding sequence ATGGACTGGCGTCACAACGCCGTTTGCCGCGAGGAAGACCCCGAGCTCTTCTTCCCCATCGGCAACACCGGTCCTGCGCTGCTGCAGATCGAGGAAGCCAAGGCCGTCTGCCGTCGCTGCCCGGTTATGGAGCAGTGTCTGCAGTGGGCGCTCGAGTCCGGTCAGGACTCCGGCGTCTGGGGTGGCCTCAGCGAGGACGAGCGTCGCGCGATGAAGCGCCGCGCCGCCCGCAACCGGGCCCGTCAGGCCTCCGCCTGA
- a CDS encoding carbohydrate ABC transporter permease: protein MSAIASGTGPAKGRTRGTRRRTSKAGWNLLGLLVFAVAGFPVYWMLNTAFKPAKDAIDPDPSLLPTALTWSNFSRALNIADFWGPVGRSLVVSLAVVAIGVVVGLLAALAISRFAFRGRKIVIVGILAVQMIPLVAMIIPVFLLLNDLDQYDKLSGLIITYLTFILPFTVWTLRGFIVNIPKELEEAAMVDGCSRTGAFVRVVFPLLAPGMVATSVYGFIQAWNEYLYALMLLSQKNQTATVWLSNFSTKHGTEYAPMMAGATMMAVPIVALFLIVQRKMAAGLTAGAVKG, encoded by the coding sequence ATGAGCGCCATCGCCTCCGGGACGGGCCCGGCGAAGGGCCGCACCCGCGGGACCCGCCGCCGCACGTCCAAGGCCGGCTGGAACCTGCTCGGCCTGTTGGTCTTCGCCGTCGCCGGCTTCCCCGTCTACTGGATGCTCAACACGGCGTTCAAACCGGCGAAGGACGCCATCGACCCGGACCCGAGCCTGCTGCCCACGGCCCTGACCTGGTCCAACTTCAGCCGCGCGCTGAACATCGCCGACTTCTGGGGACCGGTGGGCCGCAGCCTGGTCGTCTCCCTGGCGGTCGTCGCGATCGGCGTCGTCGTCGGCCTGCTGGCCGCCCTCGCCATCTCCCGGTTCGCCTTCCGCGGCCGCAAGATCGTCATCGTCGGCATCCTGGCCGTCCAGATGATCCCGCTCGTCGCCATGATCATCCCGGTCTTCCTGCTCCTGAACGACCTGGACCAGTACGACAAGCTCTCCGGCCTGATCATCACGTACCTGACCTTCATCCTCCCCTTCACGGTGTGGACCCTGCGCGGCTTCATCGTCAACATCCCCAAGGAGCTGGAGGAGGCCGCGATGGTCGACGGCTGCTCGCGCACCGGCGCCTTCGTCCGCGTCGTCTTCCCGCTGCTGGCCCCCGGCATGGTCGCCACCTCGGTCTACGGCTTCATCCAGGCCTGGAACGAGTACCTGTACGCCCTGATGCTGCTCAGCCAGAAGAACCAGACGGCGACGGTCTGGCTCAGCAACTTCTCCACCAAGCACGGCACCGAGTACGCCCCGATGATGGCCGGCGCCACGATGATGGCCGTCCCGATCGTCGCCCTGTTCCTCATCGTCCAGCGCAAGATGGCCGCGGGGCTGACCGCGGGCGCCGTGAAGGGATGA
- a CDS encoding extracellular solute-binding protein, whose protein sequence is MKRKLIAAIGIAGMMVSIAACGDDSGSGDSKGTDAKELTVWLTVDAQNNWPELVKAADAAVQKKHPGVKINHEYYGWPDKNAKLDAVLATDKAPDVVEMGNTEMLGYMVKGAFAPLDTAKFDNSAAWLDGLKASVTYDGKTYGVPYYAGGRVGNWRKDVFAAAGVKSAPKTYAELTAALDKVQRKEGGKFSAWYQPTRDWYAAMSFVYDAGGSIAKEEGGQWKANLSSPESLKGLGEFKTVVDRYMHGDKTKDESDRYIVYGQGKSGMIFGAAWEGATSADPKNDKTGKLKDNLENFVMPGPSGKNLPVFLGGSDLAVPVKSHAQALAAEWINAFTGPAGQKGLMGKGNLPNNKTDLATLKNDPATVVPATAAESNWFVPMAPGWGQVEKAQVLQTMLQSIGTGKKSVEAAAKDADAAIDKVINNK, encoded by the coding sequence GTGAAGCGCAAGCTGATAGCCGCGATCGGTATCGCGGGCATGATGGTCTCCATCGCGGCGTGCGGGGACGACAGTGGCAGCGGGGACTCGAAGGGCACGGACGCCAAGGAGCTGACCGTCTGGCTCACCGTCGACGCGCAGAACAACTGGCCCGAGCTGGTCAAGGCCGCCGACGCCGCCGTGCAGAAGAAGCACCCCGGCGTCAAGATCAACCACGAGTACTACGGCTGGCCGGACAAGAACGCCAAGCTCGACGCGGTCCTCGCCACCGACAAGGCCCCCGACGTCGTCGAGATGGGCAACACCGAGATGCTCGGTTACATGGTCAAGGGCGCGTTCGCCCCCCTGGACACCGCCAAGTTCGACAACTCCGCCGCCTGGCTCGACGGCCTCAAGGCCTCGGTCACCTACGACGGCAAGACCTACGGCGTGCCGTACTACGCCGGCGGCCGCGTGGGCAACTGGCGCAAGGACGTCTTCGCCGCGGCCGGCGTGAAGTCCGCGCCCAAGACGTACGCGGAGCTGACCGCCGCCCTGGACAAGGTCCAGCGGAAGGAGGGCGGCAAGTTCTCCGCCTGGTACCAGCCCACCCGCGACTGGTACGCGGCCATGTCCTTCGTCTACGACGCCGGCGGCTCCATCGCCAAGGAGGAGGGCGGCCAGTGGAAGGCCAACCTCTCCTCGCCCGAGTCGCTCAAGGGCCTGGGCGAGTTCAAGACGGTCGTCGACAGGTACATGCACGGCGACAAGACCAAAGACGAGTCCGACCGCTACATCGTCTACGGCCAGGGCAAGTCCGGCATGATCTTCGGCGCGGCCTGGGAGGGCGCGACCTCCGCCGACCCGAAGAACGACAAGACGGGCAAGCTCAAGGACAACCTCGAGAACTTCGTGATGCCCGGCCCGTCCGGCAAGAACCTCCCCGTCTTCCTGGGCGGTTCCGACCTCGCCGTCCCGGTCAAGTCCCACGCGCAGGCCCTCGCCGCCGAGTGGATCAACGCCTTCACCGGCCCCGCCGGCCAGAAGGGCCTGATGGGCAAGGGCAACCTGCCCAACAACAAGACCGACCTCGCGACCCTCAAGAACGACCCCGCGACGGTCGTGCCCGCCACCGCGGCCGAGTCCAACTGGTTCGTCCCCATGGCCCCCGGCTGGGGCCAGGTCGAGAAGGCCCAGGTCCTGCAGACCATGCTGCAGAGCATCGGCACCGGCAAGAAGTCGGTCGAGGCCGCCGCCAAGGACGCCGACGCCGCGATCGACAAGGTCATCAACAACAAGTGA
- a CDS encoding glycoside hydrolase family 3 protein has translation MTTIASGTTVFGRDGLTRDALTVLQPGFPGTTAPDWLLRRLGEGLASVGLFGRNIASPEQLAALTAQLRTERDDVLVAIDEEGGDVTRLEVRTGSSFPGNHALGAVDDVSLTLEVAAELGRRLAACGVNLNWAPSADVNSNPANPVIGVRSFGADPDLVARHTAAYVTGLQSAGVAACTKHFPGHGDTAVDSHHALPRIDAAPAVLTERELTPFRAAIAAGTRAVMSAHILVPALDPARPATLSPHILTALLRDELGYDGLIVTDGMEMQAVAATYGIERGSVLAIAAGADAICVGGGLADDDTVCRLRDALVGAVRSGELPEERLADAARRVRALARWTANGDGRPGAPAERDRSGRTPSADGTGVRADVGLIAARRALRLTGDEVFTPLADPPFVASLTPVANIAVGDETPWGVAAELVRLLPGTRTGGFTGEDAGPAALAAAGERRIVAVVRDEHRHAWMGAALDVLLAARPDTVVVEMGVPQAPPRGALHIATHGAARVCGRAAAEVIAAGPHG, from the coding sequence ATGACGACAATCGCCAGCGGCACCACTGTGTTCGGCCGGGACGGGCTCACCCGCGACGCCCTGACGGTCCTGCAACCCGGATTCCCCGGCACCACCGCCCCCGACTGGCTGCTGCGCCGGCTCGGCGAGGGCCTCGCCTCGGTGGGACTGTTCGGCAGGAACATCGCCTCGCCCGAGCAACTCGCCGCACTGACCGCCCAGTTGCGCACCGAACGGGACGACGTCCTCGTCGCGATCGACGAGGAGGGCGGAGACGTCACGCGCCTGGAGGTACGCACCGGCTCCAGCTTCCCCGGCAACCACGCCCTGGGCGCGGTGGACGACGTCTCGCTCACCCTGGAGGTCGCCGCCGAGCTGGGCCGCCGCCTCGCCGCATGCGGCGTCAACCTCAACTGGGCGCCCTCCGCCGACGTCAACTCCAACCCCGCGAACCCGGTCATCGGCGTCCGCTCCTTCGGCGCCGACCCCGACCTGGTCGCCCGGCACACCGCCGCCTACGTCACCGGCCTCCAGTCGGCGGGCGTGGCGGCCTGCACCAAGCACTTCCCCGGCCACGGCGACACGGCCGTCGACTCTCACCACGCGCTCCCGCGCATCGACGCCGCCCCGGCCGTCCTGACCGAGCGCGAGCTGACCCCGTTCCGCGCGGCCATCGCCGCCGGCACCCGCGCCGTGATGAGCGCCCACATCCTGGTCCCGGCCCTGGACCCGGCCCGCCCGGCGACCCTGTCGCCGCACATCCTCACCGCGCTCCTGCGCGACGAGCTGGGCTACGACGGCCTGATCGTCACCGACGGCATGGAGATGCAGGCGGTCGCCGCGACCTACGGCATCGAGCGCGGCAGCGTCCTCGCGATCGCCGCCGGCGCGGACGCCATCTGCGTGGGCGGCGGCCTGGCGGACGACGACACCGTGTGCCGGCTGCGCGACGCGCTGGTCGGCGCCGTCCGCTCGGGCGAACTGCCCGAGGAACGTCTCGCGGACGCGGCGCGGCGCGTCCGGGCGCTGGCGCGCTGGACGGCGAACGGGGACGGGCGGCCCGGCGCGCCCGCGGAGCGGGACCGGTCCGGCCGGACGCCCTCCGCCGACGGCACGGGCGTACGCGCCGACGTCGGGCTGATCGCCGCCCGCCGCGCCCTGCGGCTCACCGGCGACGAGGTCTTCACGCCGCTCGCCGACCCTCCCTTCGTCGCCTCGCTCACCCCGGTCGCGAACATCGCCGTCGGCGACGAGACCCCGTGGGGCGTGGCCGCGGAACTGGTCCGGCTGCTGCCGGGGACGCGCACCGGCGGCTTCACGGGCGAGGACGCCGGACCCGCGGCGCTGGCCGCCGCGGGGGAGCGGCGGATCGTCGCCGTGGTCCGCGACGAGCACCGGCACGCCTGGATGGGCGCGGCCCTCGACGTCCTGCTGGCGGCCCGCCCGGACACCGTCGTCGTCGAGATGGGCGTCCCCCAGGCCCCGCCCCGCGGCGCCCTGCACATCGCCACCCACGGCGCGGCCCGGGTCTGCGGGCGCGCGGCGGCGGAGGTCATCGCGGCCGGTCCGCACGGCTGA
- a CDS encoding sensor histidine kinase, which yields MPSMNELVRQHTALDDSDLEWLHLLVSEWQLLSDLSFADLVLWVPTRDGARYVSVAQMRPNTGPTSYQDDMVGHLVPRGRRPLLDAALDEGRIVREGDPEWREEVPVRVESIPVRRDGRVLGVIARNTNLLTVRTPSRLELTYLQSASDLAQMIAAGSFPFPDQQTDMDAAPRVGDGLIRVDVDGVVQYASPNALSAFHRMGLASDLVGQHLGLTTAELAPTRGPVDEALAKVASGWAPREFEIEARDGVIQFRTIPLKPKGTRIGALVLLRDVTELRRRERELITKDATIREIHHRVKNNLQTVAALLRLQARRIDSERGREALEEAVRRVGSIAIVHETLSQNLDERVEFDEIADRVLAMVAEISPGKVAGRRSGRFGILDAEVATPLSMVLTEILQNALEHGFGEGETGTVEVSAVRGGTSKEARLLVTVQDDGVGLPAGFDPHTSGNLGLQIVRTLVEGELSGTFDMVPAPERGTQVILDIPVRAQK from the coding sequence GTGCCCTCCATGAACGAACTCGTACGCCAGCACACCGCACTCGACGACTCCGACCTCGAGTGGCTGCATCTGCTGGTCTCGGAGTGGCAGCTGCTCTCCGACCTCTCCTTCGCCGACCTGGTCCTGTGGGTCCCCACCCGTGACGGCGCCCGCTATGTCTCCGTGGCCCAGATGCGCCCCAACACCGGCCCCACCTCCTACCAGGACGACATGGTCGGCCACCTCGTGCCCCGCGGCCGCCGCCCCCTGCTGGACGCCGCCCTGGACGAGGGCCGGATCGTGCGCGAGGGCGACCCGGAGTGGCGCGAGGAGGTCCCGGTCCGGGTCGAGTCCATCCCCGTCCGGCGCGACGGCCGGGTGCTGGGCGTCATCGCCCGCAACACCAACCTGCTCACCGTGCGCACCCCGAGCCGGCTGGAGCTCACCTATCTTCAGAGCGCGTCCGACCTCGCGCAGATGATCGCGGCCGGCTCCTTCCCGTTCCCCGACCAGCAGACGGACATGGACGCGGCCCCGCGCGTCGGCGACGGCCTGATCCGCGTCGACGTCGACGGGGTCGTCCAGTACGCCTCCCCGAACGCGCTGTCCGCCTTCCACCGCATGGGCCTGGCCTCCGACCTGGTCGGCCAGCACCTCGGCCTGACCACCGCCGAACTCGCCCCGACCCGCGGCCCGGTGGACGAGGCGCTCGCCAAGGTCGCCAGCGGCTGGGCGCCCCGCGAGTTCGAGATCGAGGCCCGCGACGGGGTCATCCAGTTCCGCACGATCCCGCTCAAGCCGAAGGGCACCCGCATCGGCGCGCTCGTGCTGCTGCGCGACGTGACCGAACTGCGCCGCCGCGAACGCGAGTTGATCACCAAGGACGCGACCATCCGGGAGATCCACCACCGGGTGAAGAACAACCTCCAGACGGTGGCGGCCCTGTTGCGGCTCCAGGCCCGGCGCATCGATTCCGAGCGCGGCCGCGAGGCCCTCGAGGAGGCGGTCCGCCGGGTCGGCTCGATCGCCATCGTGCACGAGACGCTCTCCCAGAACCTGGACGAGCGCGTGGAGTTCGACGAGATCGCCGACCGTGTGCTGGCGATGGTCGCCGAGATCTCGCCGGGCAAGGTCGCCGGCCGGCGCAGCGGACGCTTCGGCATCCTGGACGCCGAGGTCGCCACCCCGCTGTCGATGGTCCTCACCGAGATCCTCCAGAACGCCCTGGAGCACGGCTTCGGCGAGGGCGAGACCGGGACGGTCGAGGTCTCGGCGGTCCGCGGCGGCACCAGCAAGGAGGCCCGCCTGCTGGTCACCGTACAGGACGACGGCGTCGGCCTGCCCGCCGGCTTCGACCCGCACACCTCCGGCAACCTGGGCCTGCAGATCGTACGGACACTGGTGGAGGGCGAGTTGAGCGGAACCTTCGACATGGTCCCGGCTCCGGAGCGCGGAACACAGGTGATCCTGGACATCCCGGTGCGCGCGCAGAAGTAG
- a CDS encoding anti-sigma factor → MSQIAGEPATQDFVEVRLPAAGAYLSVLRTATAGLAARLDFTLDEIEDLRIAVDEACAILLQQAVPGSVLSCVFRLVDDSLEVTVSAPTTDGHAPSRDTFAWTVLSALAGKVSSAVDEDRTVSISLYKQRGAGPGPA, encoded by the coding sequence GTGTCCCAGATCGCAGGCGAGCCCGCGACCCAGGACTTCGTGGAAGTCCGGCTGCCGGCTGCGGGTGCCTACCTGTCGGTGCTGCGGACGGCCACGGCCGGCCTCGCGGCCCGTTTGGACTTCACCCTGGACGAGATCGAGGACCTGCGCATCGCGGTGGACGAGGCCTGCGCGATCCTGCTCCAGCAGGCCGTGCCGGGCTCGGTGCTCAGTTGCGTGTTCCGTCTCGTCGACGACTCGCTCGAGGTCACCGTCTCGGCCCCGACCACGGACGGTCACGCCCCCTCGCGTGACACCTTCGCCTGGACCGTCCTGTCCGCCCTGGCGGGCAAGGTGTCCTCCGCCGTCGACGAGGACAGGACCGTGTCGATCAGCCTCTACAAACAACGCGGCGCGGGACCCGGGCCGGCGTGA
- a CDS encoding UBP-type zinc finger domain-containing protein, which produces MKQCTHADALPDPEPVPLGETCPECLRDGTHPVQLRLCLTCGHVGCCDSSPNRHATAHHKESGHPVMRTFEPGENWRWCFVDHVLV; this is translated from the coding sequence ATGAAACAGTGCACCCACGCCGACGCGCTGCCCGACCCCGAGCCCGTCCCGCTGGGCGAGACATGCCCGGAGTGCCTGAGGGACGGCACCCACCCGGTGCAACTGCGACTGTGCCTGACGTGTGGCCATGTCGGCTGCTGCGACTCCTCGCCGAACCGGCACGCCACCGCGCACCACAAGGAGTCCGGCCACCCGGTGATGCGGACGTTCGAACCCGGTGAGAACTGGCGCTGGTGCTTCGTCGACCACGTCCTCGTGTGA
- a CDS encoding carbohydrate ABC transporter permease: protein MSAADTTTAEVPPTRQSPPPPPAGEPDARRPRAGRGPGGTGTPWLLLAPCLLVLALVMGYPLVRLVTLSFQKFGQSQLWGFQPAESVGFDNFAGVLGDGEFWQVVLRTIVFAAGCVIVTMVLGMLIALLLQRVSGWVKTLVNIALVASWGMPVIVATTVFKWLFDSDYGILNAVLSRLPGVDLIGHNWFASGPQGLAVIMLLVIWGAVPFVVITLSAGLTQVPAELEEAARLDGAGAWGVFRFVTLPILKPVVVMLTTLSVIWDMGVFPQVFVMRNGHPEAEFQLLTTYSYDRAFVVNDYGQGSAIALITVLLLLGVVAVYMRQMLKIGEVE, encoded by the coding sequence ATGAGTGCCGCAGACACGACCACTGCCGAAGTGCCGCCGACGCGGCAGTCACCACCGCCGCCGCCGGCCGGCGAGCCGGACGCCAGGAGACCGCGCGCCGGCCGCGGGCCCGGCGGGACCGGCACCCCCTGGCTGCTCCTGGCCCCCTGCCTGCTGGTCCTCGCCCTCGTGATGGGCTATCCGCTGGTCCGGCTGGTCACCCTGTCCTTCCAGAAGTTCGGCCAGTCCCAGCTGTGGGGCTTCCAGCCGGCCGAGTCCGTCGGGTTCGACAACTTCGCGGGCGTCCTGGGCGACGGCGAGTTCTGGCAGGTCGTCCTGCGCACGATCGTCTTCGCGGCCGGCTGCGTGATCGTCACCATGGTCCTCGGCATGCTGATCGCGCTGCTCCTCCAGCGCGTCTCCGGCTGGGTGAAGACCCTCGTCAACATCGCGCTCGTGGCGAGCTGGGGCATGCCGGTCATCGTCGCGACCACCGTCTTCAAGTGGCTGTTCGACTCCGACTACGGCATCCTCAACGCGGTCCTGAGCCGGCTGCCCGGCGTCGACCTGATCGGCCACAACTGGTTCGCCAGCGGCCCGCAGGGCCTCGCGGTGATCATGCTGCTGGTGATCTGGGGCGCGGTGCCCTTCGTGGTGATCACCCTCAGCGCCGGCCTCACCCAGGTCCCGGCCGAGCTGGAGGAGGCGGCACGCCTCGACGGCGCGGGCGCCTGGGGCGTCTTCCGCTTCGTCACCCTGCCCATCCTCAAGCCGGTCGTCGTGATGCTCACGACCCTGTCGGTCATCTGGGACATGGGCGTCTTCCCCCAGGTCTTCGTCATGCGCAACGGCCACCCCGAGGCCGAGTTCCAGCTGCTGACGACGTACTCCTACGACCGCGCCTTCGTCGTCAACGACTACGGCCAGGGCTCGGCCATCGCGCTGATCACGGTGCTGCTGCTGCTCGGGGTGGTCGCCGTCTACATGCGCCAGATGCTGAAGATCGGAGAGGTCGAATGA
- a CDS encoding RNA polymerase sigma factor SigF translates to MRDEERGTRGLPAGDAGTPLPPDGSRRMADGIDGIPEQARPHPEDDPASARTGRPDAAVQDSPRERRPGGSPPGRAEARARQRATGGTMSEHERDGEHSVPGAQHEPPVPAPASAPAPTPPAAAPAHQAHGPADRSGARAMFVELRKLQDGSPEYAEMRNQLVRMHLPLVEHLARRFRNRGEPLDDLTQVATIGLIKSVDRFDPERGVEFSTYATPTVVGEIKRHFRDKGWAVRVPRRLQELRLSLTTATAELSQQHGRSPTVHELAEKLAISEEEVLEGLESANAYSTLSLDVPDTDDESPAVADTLGAEDEALEGVEYRESLKPLLEDLPPREKRILLLRFFGNMTQSQIAQEVGISQMHVSRLLARTLAQLREKLLVEE, encoded by the coding sequence GTGCGGGACGAAGAGCGCGGCACACGGGGGCTGCCGGCCGGCGACGCCGGGACGCCACTGCCTCCGGACGGTTCCCGACGCATGGCCGACGGCATCGACGGCATTCCCGAGCAGGCCCGGCCGCATCCGGAGGACGACCCGGCCTCCGCGCGGACGGGTCGGCCGGACGCGGCCGTGCAGGACTCGCCCCGGGAGAGGCGGCCGGGGGGCTCGCCCCCCGGCCGGGCAGAGGCGAGGGCTCGACAGAGGGCGACGGGCGGGACAATGAGCGAGCACGAGCGAGACGGCGAACACAGCGTGCCGGGCGCACAGCACGAACCACCGGTGCCGGCACCGGCGTCGGCACCGGCGCCCACGCCGCCCGCGGCCGCGCCGGCGCACCAGGCGCATGGGCCGGCCGACCGCAGCGGGGCGCGGGCGATGTTCGTGGAACTGCGCAAGCTCCAGGACGGCAGCCCCGAGTACGCGGAGATGCGCAACCAGCTGGTCCGCATGCATCTGCCGCTGGTCGAGCATCTCGCGCGCCGGTTCCGCAACCGCGGCGAGCCGCTGGACGACCTGACCCAGGTCGCCACGATCGGCCTCATCAAGTCCGTCGACCGCTTCGACCCGGAGCGCGGCGTGGAGTTCTCCACGTACGCGACCCCGACGGTCGTCGGCGAGATCAAGCGGCACTTCCGGGACAAGGGCTGGGCGGTGCGGGTGCCGCGCAGGCTCCAGGAGCTGCGGCTGTCGCTGACGACGGCGACGGCCGAGCTGTCGCAGCAGCACGGCCGCTCCCCCACGGTCCACGAACTCGCCGAGAAGCTGGCCATCTCGGAGGAGGAGGTCCTGGAGGGCCTGGAGTCCGCCAACGCGTACTCCACGCTGTCCCTGGACGTCCCCGACACCGACGACGAGTCGCCGGCGGTGGCCGACACGCTCGGCGCGGAGGACGAGGCGCTGGAGGGCGTCGAGTACCGGGAGTCCCTCAAGCCGTTGCTGGAGGACCTCCCGCCCCGCGAGAAGCGGATCCTGCTGCTGAGGTTCTTCGGCAACATGACCCAGTCGCAGATCGCGCAGGAGGTCGGCATCTCGCAGATGCACGTCTCCCGGCTGCTGGCGCGCACACTCGCGCAGCTGCGGGAGAAGCTCCTCGTCGAGGAGTAG
- a CDS encoding diacylglycerol/lipid kinase family protein, whose protein sequence is MRALLVVNPAATTTSARTRDVLIHALASEMKLEAVTTEYRGHARDLGRQAAESGNVDLVVALGGDGTVNEVVNGLLHAGPDPALPGLAVVPGGSTNVFARALDLPNHPVEATGALLDALREGRERTVGLGLAAGTPGTEDEAVPSRWFTFNAGLGFDAGVVGRVEQQRERGRKSTHALYIRQAVRQLLGESQRRHGTITLERPGADPVTDLVLSIVCNTAPWTYLGNRPVYASPKASFDTGLDVLGLSRLSTASVARYGTQLLTSSPERGPHGKHAVALHDLDRFTLHSKAPLPLQMDGDHLGLRTSVTFTGVHRALRVIV, encoded by the coding sequence ATGCGTGCACTTCTCGTGGTCAATCCGGCGGCAACCACCACCAGTGCCCGCACGCGCGACGTCCTCATCCACGCCCTCGCGAGCGAGATGAAGCTGGAGGCGGTCACCACCGAGTACCGCGGGCACGCGCGCGATCTGGGCCGCCAGGCCGCGGAGAGCGGCAATGTCGACCTGGTGGTGGCCCTGGGCGGCGACGGCACGGTGAACGAGGTCGTCAACGGCCTGCTGCACGCCGGCCCCGACCCGGCGCTGCCGGGTCTCGCGGTGGTGCCGGGCGGCTCCACCAACGTCTTCGCGCGGGCCCTGGATCTGCCCAACCATCCGGTGGAGGCCACGGGCGCCCTGCTGGACGCGCTGCGCGAGGGCCGCGAACGCACCGTCGGCCTCGGGCTCGCGGCGGGCACGCCCGGCACGGAGGACGAGGCGGTGCCGTCGCGCTGGTTCACCTTCAACGCCGGCCTCGGTTTCGACGCCGGAGTGGTGGGCCGGGTGGAGCAGCAGCGCGAGCGGGGCAGGAAATCCACGCACGCTCTCTATATCCGCCAGGCGGTGCGCCAGTTGTTGGGCGAATCACAGCGCCGGCACGGAACCATCACCCTGGAACGGCCGGGCGCCGACCCGGTGACCGATTTGGTGCTGTCCATAGTCTGCAACACGGCTCCGTGGACCTATCTGGGCAATCGCCCGGTGTACGCGTCGCCTAAGGCCTCGTTCGATACCGGGCTCGACGTACTCGGTCTCAGCCGTCTGTCGACCGCCTCGGTTGCCCGATATGGCACCCAGTTGCTCACTTCGTCCCCCGAGCGGGGACCGCACGGCAAGCATGCCGTCGCGCTGCACGACCTGGACCGGTTCACCTTGCATTCGAAGGCCCCGCTGCCCCTTCAGATGGACGGTGACCACCTGGGCCTGCGAACCAGCGTGACGTTCACAGGCGTACACCGTGCACTGCGTGTGATTGTGTGA